One Epidermidibacterium keratini DNA segment encodes these proteins:
- a CDS encoding YlxR family protein has protein sequence MNPRTCIGCRQRADATELVRFVADQTAPAVVLADPHRRRQGRGCHLHPSWKCYEQAVRRRAFVRALRLSAPVDLARVEQALVALAVDEQPK, from the coding sequence ATGAACCCGCGCACGTGCATCGGGTGTCGGCAGCGAGCAGACGCCACCGAGCTCGTTCGGTTCGTAGCGGATCAGACGGCACCGGCGGTGGTCCTCGCGGATCCGCACCGCAGGCGTCAGGGGCGCGGATGTCATCTGCACCCCTCCTGGAAATGCTACGAGCAGGCAGTACGCCGCCGCGCGTTCGTTCGAGCCCTGCGACTATCTGCTCCGGTGGATCTCGCGCGGGTCGAGCAGGCGCTCGTCGCACTCGCCGTGGACGAGCAACCCAAGTAA